GAAATATGCATATATAATAATATCCATCATCCTcataacacataacatcccatgttataatataaaacgaataattcaacaaagcatgtagtgagaacgttgccattgagctttcattaatcatgACCACAATATAGTTTTACATGTTTTACAGTACATCATACATCCAAAATAAGATCATAGGGTTACATCACCCCCAAAATACAAGTCAGTCTACACAAATCATGTACAAAAGTGTGATCTTCCAAAAGTCTTCACATGCTGGCCCAATTGCGACTTTCTCACCAAAACAATCTACCTGCATCAAACCAAAAATATAGCTACGCTGATGGCGAAGGAGGAGGAGGGAAAAAAATCAAACGGCGCAAGCGCAACCAGTCCTCCTCTAGTGCATGAGTGACACGCAGAAAGTAGGCGATCTGTTTCTCAGGTGTAAGGAAACGAACATCCGAATCAGAAGGTAGCGGGAGGGGAGTGTGTGGTGCGGCAAAAGGAGTCTAACAGTGGCATGGGCGAGGACGTGGAGCCTTCTCTAACTCCTGAACGCGACGACTCAGTGCGTCCTGCTGTAGCTGTAGGGAGATGAGTATGTCCTCTATCGTGTACCCCACATGAAAAGGGTGATACGGGTCTGATAACGGCATAACATTGGGCGAAGACCATAGAAACGGCTCGCCCGAGGGTACAAAAGATGGTGTAGTGTGGGGAAACCGAGAAATAAATGGAACAGCTGATGATACAGGTGGTACAAAGGCAGGCTGCTGCCTCGACGAACCCTCCCCAGGACGAGGTGGAGGAATATCCTAGAGGAATGTGATGGGAAGGTCGGTGCGATGGACATCAGAGATGTGTGGGTGGAAGAATGGAACATCGATAGGTGCGGAAATAGGTGCTACAGGAGGAGTGACTGGTAGCACGAACGGGGGATAATCATCATCGTCAATCCACCCGTTGTGGGTGTCGGCGTATCGTGGGTCGACATGCGTGGCAAATGGCGCATGGTCGACAACAGGTGGTGCAAGAGTGGGTGCATCAGCAATAGGAACATCCGCCACTGGTGGCGCAACAATGGGAATATCAACAATAGGTGGTACAAGGGCTGGTGCATCCACAAGAACAGGGTCGTGCACCGGTACAGGATCAGGAGCAATAACAGGCTCTGGTGCCACGACAGGCTCAGGGTCGACAAAGTCCATATTAAAGTCGATAGGTATATCAAGAAACTGATCAATAGGAGCTACTGGTGCCTCCAAGGGCTGGTCAACAGGAATAAACTCGATCTCATGATCGGGATCAAAATCAGGAGGAAAAACTGGATCAAACTCGTCCTCGAACTCATGATCAAACTCAAACTCGTGGGGTGAACCAGGTGCAGCTGACATCGCTATGTCGGGGTCAGTGCCAGGAGAGTAGTGTTGCACGCCCCGGTCGTGTAAGGaagcggatgccacagactcaaacgAGTTTGGACCAGCTGAACCAGAAGGAGCCTCCTCCACAGGAGCCTCAGCAATAGGAATGATGACATCATCAGCAATCGGGGCCCCACCCTCATGGTCGTCTTCCGGGGGACCCTCAACGAAAAGATCGATGTCGTCATCAGACACAACATCGAGTGGCAAATCCTCTATGGGAAATGCGGCAAGCGGAACAGGAGCAGGGATCTCAGCAAGAGGTAGATCCCCAGCTAGAATGCCATCAGCAGGCTGAACCTCATCCCCGAAGTCGGGCAGAGCGAAAGgctgaaaatcatcatcatccgtGCTCATGGTATCCGACGTGTAAACTTCTCCCTCGGATGGTATCTCATCATCTGATACAATCACCATGGGGTCCAATGTATCTGATACTCCAGTATCGGAAGAAGAAGCcatagtgtctgtaacacaaccacacatatgcacatatatcaacatataatcaagtaaacatgtaagtcacaaGAATTCAAGCAAGTAATcctcctagtcttccccagactatccctcccagtctctcagactgaactccctagcctctcagactaactccctggtctctaagaccaacctcccggTCTCTAAGACAAAACCTCCCCaacctctaaggctgaactcccttAGTCTATAAGACTgaaatataaattttgaaaagtgcatttgtgccttttgtttgtaaaaatgcttGTACCCTGGATCTGTACGTttcgtgtatgcaatgtaaaaatgttttcgtgagagccctagtgatcatagtctagactcgagaaagaatcctagttcgctatgatcgaggctctgataccaagctgtcacaccctggcttttgcggaagcgtggattattttggcatgacttcttaataccatagcaacaatcataacaatgctatatgataaaacacaagatgttcatccattcattaagtttaaaaATACCACAACATCATAGTTTGAAAATGTTGACACATAAAGTAAGTTACAACCATGACATGATTAACAAAGTTCACAAAGACTCATCAAAAGTACGTAAATAAAAACCCAAGTTTAGTATtgtgtatcccgtccaggaaaggGATCCACCTCCTAAACTCAACAActcggatgacatctttattcactaCGCAGCCTTGACACAACGCATACtccgccagatccactaatttcctgaaatacatgtagtttgaaaaaatcaacaaaatttgagcgagttcatgtgtaagtgagtatgtataaacctttataatatttgtatgtataaaaatccctggtatgtagcaattaaggaaaaaccgatcaccaatgggttgcaaagccaaagGTATGTGTGaaaatggtgcaggaagactcaaacctagcaaatttgtctccggtatgaagacatagtcaccattatgggccgccccggcctcacaggtgtgggctcgctacacccagatacatctatcactcatgtcccttggtcctacaaTGAGTGTTGCTGAGAGATGGGCCACTTACAACTGGGAGTTCACTCCCCCTTTCAACCCatagcatcagcagcagcaggatccctctgaggattcgcGTTTCCAGGCGGTTACGCCACTGCCACCGCCATAGCGAGAACAACAACCGCCTCCAGAACCATGGAGGCGAAGAAGATCAggtgcacggatgtccgtgcgaggggatttccacttcagctCCCCCCAACACAGCAGCAACAGCCATTATCCGTCGTTGTATGAAGACCCACagatgggtgggccttcaaacccAGTTTCCGAGATCGACTCTCCGCCAgttgcaccaccaccaccacacatgggttttgataacccaattcctTCTTACGCCGgtgcagcggcgtataacccttttgagcagccagcCTATTCTGGCTACAACTACTACAACGCCCCTAGTATTGACCCGTACCTCGAGGCGGCAAACTACAATGCTCTTCATCCTGAAGGGCCCTTTCAAGCTACGTATCCAACTGGATACCTAGCATATGGATATCAGTACCGGCCACCTCTTCAACCTCAGTCGCAGCAGTAGCCGCAGCCGCCACTGATCCAACCACCACAGCAGCAGGAAATCCTTCAAAGGTTGAACCAGGTGGAACGAGATGTTCAGGAGGAGCGTAGAAGCCGTCGGGGTCTACTTAAGGGTTTGGCTGACTTAatcaaggggaagaagagaaggGATTATTGAAATTCcttatttgtttgttttgtaacttttaattttcaattgaGTCCTTGTGTGGACATTTATTTATGTACTTGGTCCCTgcgatgtcacaccctggcttttgcggaagggtggattattttggtgtgacttcttaataccatagcaacaatcataacaatgctatatgataaaacacaagatgttcatccattcatttaGTTTAAAAATACCACAACATCATAGTTTGAAAATGTTGACACATAAAGTAAGTTACAACCATGACATGATTAACAGAGTTCACAAAGACTCATCAAAAGCACGTAAATAAAAACCCAAGTTTGGTATtgtgtatcccgtccaggaaaggGATCCACCTCCTAAACTCAACAActcggatgacatctttattcactaCGCAGCCTTGACACAACGCATACTCCGCCAGATCTACTAATTTCCTGAAaaacatgtagtttgaaaaaatcaacaaaagttgagcgagttcatgtgtaagtgagtatgtgcAAACCTTTATAATAtctgtatgtataaaaatccctggtatgtagcaattaaggaaaaactgatcaccaatgggttgcaaagccaaagGTATGTGTGaaaatggtgcaggaagactcaaacctagcaaatttgtctccggtatgaagacatagtcaccactatgggccgccccggcctcacaggtgtgggctcgctacacccaaatagatctatcactcatgttccttggtcctacaatgagtattaatggccttaagtgtcatgcccaccactcacatgatcgcgtAGTAAAaacctccttaagctaaccataccatgtaaataaatgtctgtaataattgtaacatgtatttcacccccgaagtataaaactgaaaacagttaagaaaaaagggggacatgaactcactgaagtgcgtctcatGTATCGTAACGTCAATCTCAAACTTGATCAGCTACCCGgcgacctacaacgtactaatgtctattagacgaacgggccgtgccttggcttaggatttaatgttttgagttgccttactttgatattattccaagtttgtgacttcttgttaaaataataataattactttaacttaaattttgtttttaggaataatagttagacaactatttcgtctccacacttctcaagtattttatatgtgtatttccttcccaaggatgggggtatttatacatgtacatttgtgtgacactctaggtttttccgaacgaacgccttgtaatattttgtgtatatatgattataattaaatggaaacgtgacttttacttgatatgtgttgtgtatgtgtattatatataaatataggagagccgaaaccacgacccgagaccatgacacgcaaccactcggttgcgagtgggcctttgggccgtaaccggcttgggccgaaacccccaagcccaacccgaaacaccccatgtatatatatcccaccttctcctcactttccctcatttgttacaacacacaaacccacaacacttctattctctctcaactagtaaCCTCCAACAACAACACCcctcttcttcctctttcggttcaagcaaggatttcggacaaggaaactcggtcaagatcatcactcggacacttcatctcctcggcttcttcctttatttcggctcATTCCTCCCCTtttcaaccggttagtgattattaTGTGCATAGGGTTTATATTGTTGTATGAACTAGATTTTTATGCATGTTTGGTTAGAAATATTATGCTTGGCtagaaatactatgcatgatttttaggaagtttgtgaagttttgactatgtgtgttaaaccttatgtatgatacttactaacatgcttaaatggttatggaataatggtttaaggatgtttagggccaaccgagttatgttaatgccactaagtgtatgttttacttgttcttgcatattaatcttgttagaaataggtgattttcggtccaaaaatGTGTGaatatgttggcatgaaaaccctagaaattatgatcataggatgaacttgttgaatgtgggttGAAGATTTCAAAtaaggcaaagtttgatctatttttactactagtcaaatgaggaaaagtgtttgtagaaaccttattggtagtttccggatTTGGGTCTGAATTCtcggtacaatttggactgtcttttctgcatcatcacgtgtacatgaaaatgacagtttccgactcgcaacaacggcattacgactcgcaaccacagtattccgactcgaaaccacgcagttgcgactcgcaaccaaagcatgacaagtcgaaaccacgtgattacgactcgaaactacgacggttgcgactcgcaaccaacacgtgacaactcgagaccaccgttgcgactcgcaaccataacgtgacaagccgcaaccacctggttgcgactcgagaccagctggttgcgactgggctgtccactttggttattgggccactatgtgttatgggctatctattgactgggttatgtgttactgttgactgcttaattgtttaggccggcccaataaccccatgactgtttacctgtatgtatgttacgtgcccgtatgtgtttttacgtgaatgcttgtataccgaacctgacctataccggtaaccatgttaggacgtggtgaccaacgtgattgacaagtaacctaaacctaccgagcaacccaaggtgagttcacaacttaaaagcatgcgtcccggtggtttgggacacgagactaacaaccctatcccctggtaaaaggggataccacttacataccttccctagttttcgggaacaaaacttacttttccttcccgggtattgggaaaccttttggttaattactgtttatacggattgcaactaacggcactaaacgaaactctatcactcaagtccctactacaaataccgattagtcgccgggttaggcgagcgggttattagttgatagcgctatttaggtgtttaccagcctcacaccgtgccctggtttgggacggtcgtgaactaatgtactcagaaatccgtcaatgatgatagaacattgacatcggggcatcctgcggatacgcaacggttacctagtgttcggtattggaaaaacagtttagtcgctaacttttggggtagctccccagggcatgtataaacggataatttaaccggtgaaacaaagtttttttggtaattaaaactggacaactagtgaactcactcagcattattgttgaccccttactgcatgctttgcaggtaaccaatgacgaaggagcttgcagcttgggaacgtgtagtgtctgttcacccttgtgttgggtgttacctcattttgaatcatgaactttgtttaaacttctTCACTtaagcttccgctacttattactgttttgaacttaaaactttaaactctgaacttaatatttgctaagcttatgattagtaagtattacttttgttatcaacttaagtattcggtataattggtggctggatcctggtcagtcacgccctcgaagcgggtgttatccgcgggtggattttgggggtgtgacagattggtatcagagccattggttatagtgaacttggttttaaaaaggggaaaaatctttttggagaaaaccagactataacccgtgactcgtaacgacactacacttcaagtgcaaggctcgacacatttgacctcatagctcggaccagtgtttacttgtttgctttatgttcctgttatgatatacgtactagtgtgcctaaactagatagatacacctctctctcttctatctcattctcgctacactacgacaccaccctcatactgtgttttctggttatgaagacaatgagtggacgcggaagaggaaacattaacatgacgcaggctcagttcactaacctgctcaacacagtggctgcggcttttgcagctcaccctataggtaagctcgttgttttaggatgtatagatcctaccgccacatcgacttttcgcccctaaacctatacgcttcgcttttCACGAACaagtcagcatgcacctgcgcaaccaccagtgtgtactttcaaaactttcatggattgcaagcctctccctttcaacggcactgagggtgccataggtcttctgcattggattgagaaaattgaagctgtttttgctgtttgcgagtgtccccctgcaaattgggtgaaatttgctactgctacgcttgaaggaagcgcgctttcttggtggaaggcgcagattcagatgtttgggttggaaactgctaatgcaactgcatgggaggatttcaaggatatgattaaggatgaatactgtcaccgggatgacatccacaagcttgagaatgagtactatgagctcaaaatggttgggtcagagattgaaacctacaccaagctgtctaacgactatgctgctctttgcccaaacatgtcacgaccaatgtaccgaaggatcgaactgtatatcaaaggtttggctccagagattagaagccatgtaacttcagccaaccacactaccattcagccgattgttcgacttgctcacaaacttactgatcaggctgtagaggagggcaggttgcccaaaaggatcagtgctactgtcggaacttctagtgacagcaagcgtaagtgggaaggaagtcaaagcaaggatgctaaccccactcaggccccagcacagcaaaggaaaactgaaaacaacaagggcgctcaacaacagggtggctatcgtggaaaccaccccaagtgcaacaagtgcaatcgacatcacagcgggcagtgtgtgaagggccagtgtcagcgatgtaacaaaatggggcatgaggccaaggattgtagaagtcagttcccagctagacagaaccagcagcaaccccaacagcaacagcagcagggaaacaaccgggcatgttttaagtgtggagctgaggggcactttaagaaggattgccctgaactgaatcagaatcgcaacaataatcagggagctgggaacaacaatcagaacaacaatgctgggaatggtgctagaggaagagctttcgtgattggagctggtgaagcaaggaatgaccccaatgtcgtgacgggtaagttcctactcgatgatcgttatgtttctgtgttatttgattctggtgccgatgctagttatgtatccctacgtattagtaagaagcttaagcgtccgctttcgttactaagttctcctcacaccgtcgagttagctaatggtagaaacatcgaggcctcacacgttgtcaagggttgcaaactagagttgtctggtcagacatttagtatcgatcttttccctgttactctcggaagcttcgacgtcgttattggtatggattggttatccaagcatcgcgctgagatcctctgtcaagagaaagcagttcgtattcctcgccgttctggcaaacccctcattgtacaaggtggcaaaggtggagaaatctccggcattatctcgttcttgaaggcccagaagtgtttacgaaaagggcacaccgctatcttagcgcttgttaccaacacgcaggaaaaggaaaagaggattgaagactttccagtagtgcgtgactaccccgaggtatttcctgaggaattacctggactccctccccatcgtcaggtcgaattccaaatcgagctagctcccggagcagcgcctatagctcgtgcaccttaccgtttagcccctgcagaattgaaggaactctcgacacaactacaggaactattggataaagggtttatccgccctagttcatcaccctggggagcaccggtactctttgttaagaagaaggatggcacgttccgaatgtgcatagactatcgtgagttgaacaaggttaccatcaagaatcgttaccctctcccgcgaatcgacgatttgtttgatcaactgcaaggatcgagctactattctaagattgacctgcgatcaggctaccatcagttaagggtccgtaatgaagatatttccaagactgcattcagaactcgttatggtcattatgaattcctcgttatgccctttggaatgaccaacgcccctgcagtgttcatggatctcatgaaccgtgtgtgcaaaccctacctcgacaagttcgtgatcgtgttcatagacgacattttgatctactcgaaaagtcaggaagagcatgaacagcacctgcgccttatcctcgaactccttcgcaacgagcaactgtatgccaagttctcgaaatgcgacttctggcttcgagaagtccatttccttgggcacgtggttaacaaggatggaatccacgtcgacccagctaagatcgactctataaagaattggcctacccctaagactccgactgaagttcgccaattcttgggattggcaggttactaccgcagattcattcagggattctcaaagattgcacaacccctcactacacttactcagaaaggcgtcacctacaagtggaatgaagcacaggaatctgcttttcagaggcttaaggataacctctgcagtgctcctattctctcgttacctgaaggcacggacgactttgtggtttactgcgatgcgtctattcatgggctcggttgcgtgttgatgcaacgcgagaaagttattgcttacgcctctcgacaacttaagacacatgaaaggaattacacaacacacgacttggaactgggagcggtgatatttgcgcttaagatatggagacattacctgtacggtaccaagtgcaccatttacaccgatcacaggagtctcgagcatatctttaagcagaaggagttaaacatgcgacaacgccgatgggtcgaacttctgaatga
The Helianthus annuus cultivar XRQ/B chromosome 6, HanXRQr2.0-SUNRISE, whole genome shotgun sequence genome window above contains:
- the LOC110944673 gene encoding calphotin-like — protein: MASSSDTGVSDTLDPMVIVSDDEIPSEGEVYTSDTMSTDDDDFQPFALPDFGDEVQPADGILAGDLPLAEIPAPVPLAAFPIEDLPLDVVSDDDIDLFVEGPPEDDHEGGAPIADDVIIPIAEAPVEEAPSGSAGPNSFESVASASLHDRGVQHYSPGTDPDIAMSAAPGSPHEFEFDHEFEDEFDPVFPPDFDPDHEIEFIPVDQPLEAPVAPIDQFLDIPIDFNMDFVDPEPVVAPEPVIAPDPVPVHDPVLVDAPALVPPIVDIPIVAPPVADVPIADAPTLAPPVVDHAPFATHVDPRYADTHNGWIDDDDYPPFVLPVTPPVAPISAPIDVPFFHPHISDVHRTDLPITFL